One Thiocapsa sp. genomic window carries:
- a CDS encoding sugar phosphate nucleotidyltransferase, protein MDQAVLFADRLGAELEPLTERTSVALLPVAGKPMIEHALESLAKAGIRRILVVVSPFADEIQRVIGDGTRWGLRLTYTLTRGEEDPTAVVDRLGTRLDGPLVALRGDLIHGFDVAGWISAAETTPGDSVWADADGVSAACGIHRAGSLDLTPLSWPPTGREAAGPQTAWIPVAAEQVRSIQSLAEYHRVNLDAVAKRLPGLILPGRQAALGLTLGRGSRVSPRSLKQGVCLVGARCRIAPDAELTGEVVICDDVIVDRRATINSSVILPHTYVGELVEITNAIVSANTMIRVDSGAVLQVTDACLLADLEQATLSGGIADPVHRLLGTLGLILSLPLWPIAALAALPNRERGWLERVLLRGNKREVDALGQIRRRDFVAREWNTRVPILRGLPRLLAVASGDLRLVGVTPLSPEAADGLGDDWEQIREQAPAGLVGPTQLDVPADAPFEEKLMSDVFYARQRRIGRDLVYLLRGLLAILRPASWLAPPRQPGLD, encoded by the coding sequence ATGGACCAGGCCGTCCTCTTTGCCGACCGTCTCGGCGCCGAGCTCGAACCACTGACCGAGCGCACCAGCGTCGCGCTCTTGCCGGTCGCCGGCAAGCCGATGATCGAGCACGCCTTGGAGTCGCTCGCCAAGGCCGGCATCCGACGGATTCTGGTCGTGGTCTCGCCCTTTGCCGACGAGATCCAACGGGTGATCGGCGACGGAACACGCTGGGGCCTACGCCTGACCTACACCCTGACCCGCGGCGAAGAAGATCCGACCGCGGTGGTGGATCGACTCGGTACGCGCCTGGACGGACCTCTCGTCGCGCTGCGCGGCGATCTGATCCATGGCTTCGATGTCGCCGGTTGGATCTCCGCGGCCGAGACGACCCCCGGCGATTCGGTTTGGGCCGATGCCGACGGCGTATCCGCGGCCTGCGGGATCCATCGCGCCGGTTCGCTCGACCTGACCCCCTTGTCCTGGCCGCCGACCGGCCGAGAGGCGGCGGGTCCGCAGACTGCCTGGATCCCCGTCGCGGCCGAGCAGGTACGCAGCATCCAGAGTCTCGCCGAGTATCACCGAGTCAACTTGGATGCGGTCGCGAAACGCCTGCCCGGACTCATCCTACCCGGTCGACAGGCCGCGTTGGGCTTGACCCTGGGGCGCGGATCGCGCGTCTCGCCGCGCTCACTGAAACAGGGCGTCTGCCTGGTCGGTGCCCGCTGTCGGATCGCACCGGATGCCGAGCTGACGGGCGAGGTGGTGATCTGCGACGACGTGATCGTCGATCGGCGTGCGACCATCAACTCCAGTGTCATCCTGCCGCACACCTATGTCGGCGAGCTGGTGGAGATCACCAACGCGATCGTCAGTGCCAACACCATGATTCGAGTGGACTCGGGCGCCGTCCTTCAGGTGACGGATGCCTGTCTCCTGGCCGATCTCGAGCAGGCAACGCTGAGCGGCGGGATCGCCGACCCCGTTCACCGTCTGCTCGGAACTCTGGGCTTGATCCTGTCGCTTCCGCTCTGGCCGATCGCCGCGTTGGCCGCGCTGCCGAATCGGGAGCGCGGATGGCTCGAGCGGGTCTTGCTGCGCGGCAACAAACGCGAGGTCGATGCACTGGGTCAGATCAGGCGTCGCGACTTCGTTGCTCGGGAGTGGAACACGCGCGTGCCGATTCTGCGCGGGCTCCCGCGCCTGCTGGCCGTGGCCTCGGGCGATCTCCGGCTGGTCGGGGTCACACCCTTGTCGCCCGAGGCGGCGGACGGGCTTGGGGATGATTGGGAGCAGATCCGCGAGCAGGCCCCCGCCGGGCTCGTGGGTCCGACCCAACTCGACGTCCCCGCGGATGCACCGTTCGAGGAAAAGCTCATGAGCGACGTCTTTTACGCCCGACAGAGGCGCATCGGACGCGATCTCGTCTATCTCCTCAGGGGGTTGCTCGCCATCCTGCGCCCGGCGAGCTGGCTTGCGCCGCCGCGGCAACCGGGGCTCGATTAG
- a CDS encoding ATP-binding protein, which yields MNSRNRDDAAGGAFAAAVSDGPGRRKPVKADTRVFDSRLEAAHEAASGVRAFCDVLGWSEVELSQIELCVYEAFVNAVEHAYRNEPGHEVRVTAEVDAGFLRVRVCQHGVPLDAARVAATPAGFDDLPSGLDAFDCEPRGRGIRIIKSIMSHCEVESDGDSACLLMAKPLAAQRP from the coding sequence ATGAACAGCAGGAATCGCGATGACGCGGCTGGCGGGGCGTTTGCGGCGGCGGTGTCGGATGGGCCGGGTCGTCGCAAGCCGGTCAAGGCCGATACCCGAGTCTTCGACAGTCGCCTCGAGGCGGCCCACGAGGCGGCGTCCGGCGTGCGGGCGTTCTGCGACGTCTTGGGTTGGAGCGAGGTCGAGCTCTCGCAGATCGAGCTCTGTGTCTATGAGGCCTTCGTGAATGCAGTGGAGCATGCCTATCGCAATGAACCAGGGCATGAGGTTCGGGTGACGGCAGAGGTCGACGCCGGGTTTCTCCGGGTGCGCGTGTGTCAACATGGCGTGCCGCTCGATGCGGCTCGCGTGGCGGCCACACCGGCGGGTTTCGACGATCTGCCGAGCGGACTCGATGCCTTCGATTGCGAGCCGCGCGGCCGTGGCATCCGGATCATCAAGTCCATCATGTCCCATTGCGAGGTGGAGTCCGACGGCGACTCCGCCTGCCTGCTGATGGCCAAGCCCCTCGCAGCGCAAAGGCCCTAA
- a CDS encoding sugar transferase, with protein sequence MTSSDERPSQTSMEELLLHRYSRAGQPAWLIRLRIGAKRLAWVAVVRSAYLLKRALDILLAGPLFILLLPIFGLLVLAIRLESPGPALFKQTRVGRWGQIFTMYKFRSMYMDAEARKAELQDENEMSGGVTFKMQRDPRITRIGRFIRKASIDELPQLWNVIKGDMSLVGPRPPVPAEVDEYSLSDRRRLEVTPGITCIWQVSGRSDIPFPQQVELDVRYIESQSLLTDLKLLWQTVPAVLFGRGAY encoded by the coding sequence ATGACGAGCAGCGACGAACGACCGAGCCAGACCTCGATGGAAGAGTTGCTGCTGCACCGCTACAGCCGCGCCGGTCAGCCCGCGTGGCTGATCCGATTACGCATCGGCGCCAAACGGCTTGCTTGGGTGGCGGTCGTACGCTCGGCCTATCTGCTCAAGCGCGCCCTGGATATCCTTCTGGCCGGCCCCTTGTTCATCCTGCTGTTGCCGATCTTCGGGCTGCTGGTGCTGGCGATCCGGCTCGAATCACCAGGGCCTGCGCTGTTTAAGCAGACACGCGTCGGGCGCTGGGGTCAGATCTTCACCATGTACAAGTTCCGCTCCATGTACATGGACGCCGAGGCGCGCAAGGCGGAGCTGCAGGACGAGAACGAGATGTCCGGCGGGGTCACCTTCAAGATGCAGCGCGACCCGCGCATCACCCGCATCGGCCGGTTCATCCGCAAGGCGTCGATCGACGAGCTGCCGCAGTTGTGGAACGTGATCAAGGGGGATATGTCGCTGGTCGGTCCGCGCCCGCCGGTCCCGGCGGAGGTCGACGAATACTCGCTCTCCGACCGGCGGCGCCTGGAGGTCACACCCGGCATCACCTGCATCTGGCAGGTCTCGGGGCGATCCGATATCCCCTTCCCCCAGCAGGTCGAGCTGGATGTTCGCTACATCGAGTCCCAGTCGCTGCTGACCGACCTGAAGCTCCTCTGGCAGACGGTGCCTGCCGTGTTGTTCGGCCGGGGTGCCTATTAA
- a CDS encoding WecB/TagA/CpsF family glycosyltransferase, whose protein sequence is MKRPHELRIPGPLGQRQRHWRALWLRSLLPPLTLLGLVLSRLVDLALALLLLILLSPLLLARSLIARLRSGQVFATEPLVGRFRAPFERLRFADEAPGQGLPVLLNILRGDMAIAGPRPLTAAEAARVGVEAAVRFTVRPGVFSPYRLKSRTGVAYAPEAQIDRDYAYGQSARGDAGLVVRSLIGEVLGGGEAPTPPILEFFGVPIVNTTMPEAVDWIAARAGGGDPALLAFVNPDCLNIAYVDAEYRRILLDAARVLPDGIGIHIGCRMLGVALQANVNGTDLFPQLCERAAQTGLGLFLLGARPGIADAVAANMRAQFPGLRIDGVQDGYFDPADEDAVIDGINASGAAILLVAFGVPRQEKWLARNQERLTLPVRMGVGGLFDFYSGRIPRAPVWMREIGLEWTWRLMQEPGRMWRRYVIGNPLFLYRVWRQARGGETS, encoded by the coding sequence ATGAAACGCCCACACGAGCTTCGGATCCCGGGGCCGCTCGGACAGCGTCAGCGTCACTGGCGCGCGCTCTGGCTGCGTAGTCTGCTGCCGCCGCTCACACTCCTCGGTCTGGTGCTGTCGCGCTTGGTCGATCTGGCCCTTGCACTCCTTCTACTCATCCTGCTCTCGCCTCTGCTCTTGGCGCGTTCCCTGATCGCCCGTCTCCGGAGTGGACAGGTTTTTGCGACCGAGCCCTTGGTCGGACGCTTCCGCGCACCCTTCGAGCGCCTTCGGTTCGCGGACGAGGCGCCGGGACAGGGTCTCCCCGTCCTCCTGAACATCCTGCGCGGCGATATGGCGATCGCCGGTCCGCGCCCCCTGACTGCGGCCGAAGCGGCACGGGTCGGTGTCGAGGCGGCGGTGCGTTTCACAGTCCGCCCAGGCGTCTTCTCGCCCTATCGGCTCAAAAGCCGGACCGGCGTCGCCTATGCACCCGAGGCGCAGATCGACCGCGATTATGCGTACGGGCAGAGCGCGCGCGGCGACGCCGGCCTGGTGGTCCGATCCCTGATCGGGGAGGTTCTCGGCGGAGGCGAGGCGCCCACGCCGCCCATCCTCGAGTTCTTCGGTGTCCCGATCGTCAACACCACCATGCCCGAGGCGGTGGACTGGATCGCGGCTCGTGCCGGCGGCGGGGATCCCGCGTTGCTGGCCTTCGTCAACCCGGATTGCCTCAACATCGCCTATGTCGATGCCGAGTACCGCCGGATCCTGCTCGATGCCGCGCGCGTCCTGCCCGACGGGATCGGAATCCATATCGGCTGCCGGATGCTCGGGGTCGCCCTGCAGGCCAACGTCAACGGCACCGACCTCTTCCCGCAGCTGTGCGAGCGGGCAGCGCAGACGGGCCTCGGCCTGTTCCTGCTCGGCGCGCGCCCGGGGATCGCCGATGCGGTGGCGGCGAACATGCGGGCGCAGTTTCCGGGTCTGCGCATCGACGGGGTTCAAGACGGCTATTTCGACCCGGCCGACGAGGACGCCGTCATCGACGGGATCAACGCCTCCGGCGCCGCGATCCTGCTGGTCGCCTTCGGGGTGCCGCGTCAGGAGAAATGGCTCGCACGCAACCAGGAGCGCCTGACGCTGCCGGTGCGCATGGGGGTCGGCGGTCTGTTCGACTTCTACTCGGGCCGCATCCCCCGGGCGCCGGTGTGGATGCGCGAGATCGGGCTCGAATGGACCTGGCGGCTGATGCAGGAGCCGGGCCGAATGTGGCGACGCTATGTGATCGGCAACCCATTATTCCTTTACCGCGTCTGGCGACAGGCGCGAGGCGGCGAGACCTCATGA
- a CDS encoding prepilin-type N-terminal cleavage/methylation domain-containing protein, whose product MHHDIFHSQQGFNLIELMVTVAAIGILATIAVPAYQDYTIRAKVSEALGMGSAAKVAVATSAAVGQIDNIDQSTSGYDALSDPGQYVAAIEIEDGGIIVMTTRNTGAAIDPVLKLKPTMTGGGLDHPFAHSGHRMRRQAILA is encoded by the coding sequence ATGCACCACGATATTTTTCATTCGCAGCAGGGATTCAACCTGATCGAGTTGATGGTGACGGTTGCTGCGATCGGTATCCTCGCGACGATCGCCGTTCCCGCCTATCAAGACTATACGATTCGCGCAAAAGTCAGCGAAGCACTGGGCATGGGGTCGGCTGCGAAGGTGGCGGTCGCCACCAGCGCCGCAGTCGGCCAGATTGACAACATCGACCAGTCGACAAGTGGGTATGACGCTTTGTCCGACCCCGGTCAGTACGTCGCCGCGATCGAGATCGAGGACGGAGGCATCATCGTGATGACAACACGCAATACAGGGGCGGCGATCGATCCGGTGCTGAAATTAAAGCCGACTATGACGGGCGGCGGCCTCGATCACCCCTTCGCCCACAGCGGCCACCGAATGCGTCGTCAGGCCATCCTGGCCTGA
- the draG gene encoding ADP-ribosyl-[dinitrogen reductase] hydrolase, with amino-acid sequence MLVSDLSTELAWNSSKIHTLDDRAAGAYLGLAVGDALGATVEFMTPREIREVHGEHRNLIGGGWLRLRKGRVTDDTEMSLALGNSILAAGSVDAHAIAEAFSDWMRTKPVDIGHTVRRGISQYRLNGTLEVPENEHDAGNGACMRCLPIALYTLGADDEAVAEANRIQSHVTHHSRLGDAGTLTVIRMVQLAMLGRPKSDLRLLAEDLVAVEPRYRFDRRRMENPGGYLVETLRAVFQALFATDSFETALVDVVNRGGDADTTGAILGMIVGALYGPSAIPRRWLGVLEKDAATACVDQAAALLMASSRDSG; translated from the coding sequence ATGCTTGTTTCGGACCTGAGCACTGAGCTGGCTTGGAACTCCTCCAAGATCCACACCCTCGATGACCGCGCGGCCGGAGCCTATCTGGGTCTTGCCGTCGGAGATGCGCTCGGCGCAACCGTCGAGTTCATGACCCCGCGCGAGATCCGCGAGGTCCACGGCGAGCACCGCAATCTGATCGGCGGCGGTTGGCTGAGACTGCGCAAGGGGCGCGTGACCGACGATACCGAGATGAGTCTCGCCCTGGGAAACAGCATCCTCGCGGCCGGTTCTGTCGATGCGCACGCGATCGCCGAGGCGTTCAGCGACTGGATGCGCACCAAACCCGTCGACATCGGCCATACGGTGCGCCGCGGCATCAGCCAGTATCGCCTGAACGGGACGCTGGAGGTTCCCGAGAACGAGCACGATGCCGGCAACGGTGCCTGCATGCGCTGCCTGCCGATCGCGCTCTATACGCTCGGGGCCGACGATGAAGCGGTCGCCGAGGCCAACCGAATTCAATCCCACGTCACCCATCATAGCCGCTTGGGCGACGCGGGCACCCTGACCGTCATTCGCATGGTCCAGTTGGCCATGCTGGGTCGGCCCAAGAGCGACCTGCGCCTGCTCGCGGAAGACTTGGTCGCGGTCGAGCCTCGGTACCGCTTCGATCGGCGCCGCATGGAGAATCCGGGTGGCTATCTGGTCGAAACACTGCGGGCTGTCTTCCAAGCGCTCTTCGCGACCGATAGCTTCGAGACGGCGCTGGTGGATGTCGTCAACCGCGGCGGCGACGCGGACACCACGGGGGCCATCCTCGGAATGATCGTCGGGGCGCTTTACGGTCCGTCTGCGATTCCTCGACGGTGGCTCGGTGTCCTCGAAAAGGACGCGGCGACCGCCTGCGTGGATCAAGCGGCGGCGCTCTTGATGGCGTCGAGCCGGGACAGTGGTTAG
- a CDS encoding 2Fe-2S iron-sulfur cluster binding domain-containing protein, translating to MAKAKITFTDIEQTVNVPAGTRVIEVSERIGAGIIYGCREGDCGTCMMHVEEGWNNLTEPSVLEEKVLRENMASRHDRLACQAQILGDCKVKPA from the coding sequence ATGGCGAAAGCCAAGATTACATTTACCGACATCGAGCAGACCGTGAACGTCCCGGCCGGAACCCGGGTCATCGAGGTCTCCGAGCGGATCGGCGCGGGCATCATCTACGGCTGCCGCGAGGGCGATTGCGGCACCTGCATGATGCATGTGGAGGAGGGTTGGAACAATCTGACCGAGCCCTCCGTGCTCGAAGAGAAGGTCCTGCGCGAGAACATGGCCAGCCGTCATGACCGGCTCGCCTGCCAGGCCCAGATCCTCGGCGACTGCAAGGTCAAGCCGGCCTGA
- a CDS encoding leucine-rich repeat protein, with the protein MPSNCRNGSGDGDGIYIIASNDFLDFSIKNGRLSGSYSGAIKNVMIPVSLDGKKVTEIYQDVFANKGLTSVVFENDSQIVHIHARAFQNNQLTEVILPSNLQRIDQRSFMGLDHPFAHSGHRMRRQAILA; encoded by the coding sequence GTGCCCAGTAATTGCCGTAATGGTAGTGGTGATGGTGATGGTATTTATATAATTGCTTCTAATGATTTCCTTGACTTTTCCATCAAGAATGGTAGGTTAAGCGGGTCTTATTCTGGTGCCATAAAGAATGTCATGATCCCGGTCTCATTGGACGGAAAAAAGGTCACTGAAATTTATCAAGATGTCTTCGCCAACAAAGGATTGACTTCGGTGGTGTTCGAAAATGACAGTCAAATCGTACACATTCATGCTAGAGCATTTCAAAACAACCAATTGACAGAAGTGATCTTACCTTCAAATCTACAAAGAATCGATCAGCGTTCCTTTATGGGCCTCGATCATCCCTTCGCCCACAGCGGCCACCGAATGCGTCGTCAGGCCATCCTGGCCTGA
- a CDS encoding transglutaminase family protein, with translation MQIRIGYEMIFECPQPTPMILTLNVHFSRVSDMVRADPVVTRPSVPMTAYRDGFGNWCTRIVAPVGEIRISADALVMDNGLPDPIHADALQHAVEDLPGEVLVYLLGSRYCETDRLSEVAWKHFSQTPPGWARVQAICDFVHGHIEFGYQHARATKTALEAYNERKGVCRDYTHLAIAFCRCMNIPARYCTGYLGDIGVPASPDPMDFSAWMEVYLGGHWHTFDPRNKIPRIGRILIAQGRDAADVAISNAFGPNVLKSFKVWTDEV, from the coding sequence ATGCAGATCCGGATCGGATACGAGATGATCTTCGAGTGTCCTCAGCCGACACCCATGATCCTGACGCTGAACGTCCACTTCAGCAGGGTCTCCGATATGGTCCGGGCCGACCCCGTCGTCACCCGCCCGTCGGTCCCCATGACCGCCTATCGCGACGGCTTCGGCAATTGGTGCACCCGCATCGTGGCACCGGTGGGTGAGATCCGCATCTCCGCCGATGCGCTTGTCATGGACAACGGCCTTCCGGACCCGATTCACGCGGATGCGCTGCAGCACGCCGTCGAGGATCTGCCCGGGGAGGTCTTGGTCTATCTGCTGGGAAGCCGCTATTGCGAGACCGATCGGCTCTCCGAGGTCGCGTGGAAGCACTTCTCTCAGACACCCCCGGGGTGGGCGCGGGTCCAGGCGATCTGCGACTTCGTCCATGGCCATATCGAGTTCGGGTACCAGCATGCGCGCGCGACCAAGACCGCGCTCGAGGCTTACAACGAACGCAAAGGTGTCTGTCGCGACTACACCCATCTGGCGATCGCCTTCTGCCGCTGCATGAACATCCCGGCGCGCTACTGCACGGGCTATCTCGGCGACATCGGGGTCCCCGCCTCGCCGGACCCCATGGACTTCTCGGCTTGGATGGAGGTCTATCTCGGCGGGCACTGGCACACCTTCGATCCGCGCAACAAGATCCCGCGCATCGGACGGATCCTGATCGCGCAGGGCCGGGATGCGGCCGATGTCGCCATCAGCAATGCCTTCGGCCCGAATGTGTTGAAGAGCTTCAAGGTCTGGACCGACGAGGTATGA
- a CDS encoding nitrogen fixation protein NifQ produces the protein MSALALALDSEQDAARIYACLMVRAVGAGNARAFASMIATRAAGGGAMPPWLGLDPAAFHCVMRHHFPGAASRDFLDAIDGATTSPEVRGDEREELVRLMLMHKAGDSPSEVWMAHVVAAGCLASDHLWQDLGLWNRADLTALMRRNFPSLAGRNVNDMKWKRFLYKQLCEAEGIYTCRAPSCEVCTDYHACFGPEH, from the coding sequence ATGTCGGCCCTCGCCCTCGCCCTCGACTCGGAACAGGATGCCGCCCGCATCTATGCCTGCCTCATGGTGAGGGCGGTCGGGGCCGGCAACGCTCGAGCCTTTGCGAGTATGATTGCGACCCGTGCCGCGGGTGGCGGTGCCATGCCGCCCTGGCTCGGGCTCGATCCGGCCGCGTTTCATTGCGTGATGCGGCACCATTTTCCAGGAGCGGCTTCGCGCGACTTTCTCGATGCAATCGACGGCGCGACAACCTCGCCCGAGGTGCGCGGCGACGAGCGTGAGGAGCTGGTTCGGCTGATGCTCATGCACAAGGCCGGCGACTCCCCGTCCGAGGTCTGGATGGCCCATGTGGTGGCCGCCGGCTGTCTGGCGAGCGACCATCTCTGGCAGGATCTCGGACTCTGGAACCGAGCCGATCTGACCGCGCTGATGCGCCGAAATTTTCCCTCTTTGGCCGGGCGCAACGTCAACGACATGAAATGGAAACGGTTCCTCTACAAACAGCTCTGCGAGGCGGAAGGGATCTACACCTGCCGAGCGCCGTCGTGCGAGGTATGCACCGACTATCATGCTTGTTTCGGACCTGAGCACTGA
- a CDS encoding 2Fe-2S iron-sulfur cluster binding domain-containing protein, translating into MPLVTFSSPDYKDKTVYAVAGSHTETILKLAKEYKVPLHHDCQDGECGNCLVRVTSVDRKGRMSGFLTDKERSVLVELGKLTKDDIDRIAVDDMPSEWRLACQMIVRDEDILVEY; encoded by the coding sequence ATGCCACTCGTGACCTTTTCAAGCCCCGATTACAAAGACAAGACCGTCTATGCCGTGGCGGGAAGCCACACCGAGACCATCCTCAAGCTGGCCAAGGAGTACAAGGTGCCCTTGCACCACGACTGCCAGGACGGCGAGTGCGGCAACTGTCTCGTGCGCGTCACCAGCGTCGACCGCAAGGGCCGCATGAGCGGCTTCCTGACCGACAAGGAGCGCAGCGTGCTGGTCGAGCTGGGCAAGCTGACCAAGGACGACATCGATCGGATCGCCGTCGACGACATGCCGAGCGAGTGGCGTCTGGCCTGCCAGATGATCGTCCGCGACGAAGACATCCTCGTGGAGTACTGA
- a CDS encoding carboxymuconolactone decarboxylase family protein yields the protein MIPFQLHDLETAPHSSRAIMADMQCHGAELPNLLRTLAESPVAIDAYRQLATLLSRSSLTPLEQQVVYVTAAHANQCHYCTAPNPMLGEDSQTDEVTAAIRHGQRLVDGRLQALRRFTATMTEHRGWVPEADVESFLRAGFTQENLLEVITGIALVTLSSYANHIAATPLDHLAA from the coding sequence ATGATCCCGTTTCAACTGCACGACCTGGAGACCGCCCCACACTCCTCGCGCGCCATCATGGCGGACATGCAGTGCCACGGCGCCGAGCTACCCAATCTCCTACGCACCCTCGCGGAGTCGCCGGTCGCGATCGACGCTTATCGGCAGCTCGCGACACTGCTGAGCCGCTCGAGTCTGACTCCGCTCGAGCAACAGGTCGTCTATGTCACCGCGGCCCATGCCAACCAGTGCCACTATTGCACTGCCCCCAATCCGATGCTCGGGGAAGATAGCCAAACCGATGAAGTCACCGCGGCGATCCGGCACGGCCAGCGGCTCGTCGACGGGCGTCTTCAGGCGCTGCGCCGTTTTACCGCCACCATGACCGAGCACCGCGGATGGGTGCCGGAGGCAGACGTCGAGTCCTTCCTGAGAGCAGGATTCACCCAAGAGAACCTCCTCGAGGTCATCACCGGAATCGCGCTGGTCACCTTGAGCAGCTACGCGAATCACATCGCCGCCACGCCGCTGGATCACCTCGCGGCCTGA
- a CDS encoding N-formylglutamate amidohydrolase yields MIPSPWGNAAAGLLDPDEPPAFEVINTAGAGSAVLVCDHASNRVPRRLGTLGLTSEQLADHIGWDPGAAELALRLSAQLDAPLVSSGYSRLVIDCNRPLDNAASIAEQSAGVSIPGNLGLTAQARALRVETLFRPYHEAIDRLLDARSNRPSLLLSIHSFTPAMNGEQRPWPVGVSHWRDRRLAALLSKALGHRVDGIVGDNQPYPIEEAIDYTVPVHGEGRVLHAVMIEIRNDGLHARAQIDAWAACLAAAYREIEAEAINLGRSRADI; encoded by the coding sequence ATGATCCCGTCACCCTGGGGCAACGCGGCAGCGGGGCTGCTGGACCCGGACGAGCCGCCGGCCTTCGAGGTCATCAACACGGCGGGTGCCGGGAGCGCCGTCCTGGTCTGCGACCATGCCTCGAACCGGGTCCCCCGTCGACTGGGCACGCTCGGCCTGACGTCCGAGCAGTTGGCGGATCATATCGGTTGGGATCCGGGTGCGGCCGAGTTGGCGCTGCGACTCTCGGCACAGCTCGACGCACCCTTGGTGTCGAGCGGCTACTCACGGCTGGTGATCGACTGCAACCGGCCACTGGACAACGCGGCCTCGATCGCGGAGCAGAGTGCCGGCGTATCCATCCCGGGCAATCTCGGACTCACCGCGCAGGCGCGAGCGCTCCGGGTCGAGACTCTCTTCCGGCCTTACCACGAGGCCATCGATCGGCTCCTCGACGCCCGCTCGAACCGCCCGAGCCTCTTGCTCAGTATCCACAGTTTCACACCGGCCATGAACGGCGAGCAACGACCCTGGCCCGTCGGTGTTTCGCACTGGCGCGATCGCCGCCTCGCGGCACTCCTGTCGAAGGCGCTCGGGCACCGCGTAGACGGCATCGTCGGGGACAACCAGCCCTACCCGATCGAGGAGGCCATCGACTACACGGTTCCCGTGCATGGCGAAGGTCGCGTGCTGCACGCCGTCATGATCGAGATCCGCAACGACGGGCTTCACGCGAGGGCGCAGATCGACGCATGGGCGGCGTGCTTGGCGGCGGCCTATCGCGAGATCGAGGCCGAGGCAATCAACCTCGGCAGGTCGAGGGCAGATATCTGA